In one window of Rhodopseudomonas palustris HaA2 DNA:
- a CDS encoding crotonase/enoyl-CoA hydratase family protein, whose product MPFETIKYEVAEQILTITLNRPEKLNAFNPAMQRELIEAFDRADADDDIRAVIVTGEGRAFCAGADLSSGADTFDRDARRGPVRRNADGSVDYADPQVRDGGGQVTLRIFKCLKPVIAAVNGPAVGIGVTMQLAMDIRIASEAARFGFVFSQRGIVPEAASSWFLPRIVGIAQALEWCYTGRVFPAQEALDGKLVSRVVPADQLLATARTLAKEIAAKTAPVSVALIRQMMWRMLGADDPMEAHKIDSRGIYERGRSDDVKEGVSSFLEKRPAQFKNKVTSDMPAYFPWWDEREYK is encoded by the coding sequence ATGCCGTTCGAGACGATCAAATACGAGGTCGCCGAGCAGATTCTCACCATCACGCTGAACCGGCCGGAGAAGCTCAACGCGTTCAACCCGGCGATGCAGCGCGAGCTGATCGAGGCGTTCGACAGGGCCGATGCCGACGACGATATTCGCGCCGTGATCGTCACCGGCGAAGGCCGTGCGTTCTGTGCCGGCGCCGATCTGTCGTCCGGCGCCGACACCTTCGATCGCGACGCCCGCCGCGGCCCGGTGCGGCGCAATGCCGACGGTTCGGTCGACTACGCCGACCCGCAGGTGCGCGACGGCGGCGGCCAGGTGACGCTGCGGATCTTCAAATGCCTGAAGCCGGTGATCGCGGCCGTCAACGGCCCCGCGGTCGGCATCGGCGTCACCATGCAGCTGGCGATGGACATCCGCATTGCCTCCGAAGCCGCGCGGTTCGGCTTCGTGTTCTCGCAGCGTGGCATCGTGCCGGAGGCCGCCTCGAGCTGGTTCCTGCCGCGCATCGTCGGCATCGCTCAGGCTTTGGAGTGGTGCTACACCGGCCGCGTGTTCCCGGCGCAGGAAGCGCTCGACGGCAAGCTCGTCAGCCGCGTGGTGCCGGCCGATCAGTTACTCGCGACCGCGCGCACGCTGGCCAAGGAGATCGCCGCCAAGACCGCGCCGGTGTCGGTGGCACTGATCCGGCAGATGATGTGGCGGATGCTCGGCGCCGACGATCCGATGGAAGCCCACAAGATCGACAGCCGCGGCATCTACGAGCGCGGCCGCTCCGACGACGTCAAGGAAGGCGTCAGCTCGTTCCTGGAGAAACGCCCGGCGCAGTTCAAGAACAAGGTGACGAGCGACATGCCGGCGTATTTCCCGTGGTGGGACGAACGGGAATACAAGTAA
- a CDS encoding amidase, translating into MSDGLTSKTTALHDLSATELLAGYYAKQFSPSEVIDDVIAQAQRWEPHLNALYAFDPDGARAAAKQSTERWHKGEPQGVLDGVPVTIKENVATKGVPIPLGVPVTAPTPASVDAPPAARLREAGAILWTKTTMPDFGMLSSGLSSFHGVTRNPWDTTQNTGGSSSGAGAAGAAGYGPLHLGTDIGGSVRLPANWCGLFALKPSLGRVPIDPPYVGRCAGPMTRTVDDSALMMSVLSLPDARDGMNLPPNDFAWHDLATDLRGKTIGLVTDLGFGMKLDDEVRRVVTDAARTFEAQGAIVREVSLGFTREMMDGLDNFWRARMWDDVSKLSEAQRAQVLPYIVRWAERGATLSGVEVMRGFNQTMAVRAMAAKLFAEIDYLISPVAPVVSFPAELPSPLDDPEIPFDHILYTVPWNMSENPAASINGGYSSNGFPIGVQIVGRRFDDLGVLRMAKAFEGLREAQKPWPTVPR; encoded by the coding sequence ATGTCTGACGGTTTGACGAGCAAGACCACCGCGCTGCACGACCTCAGCGCCACCGAACTGCTGGCCGGCTACTACGCCAAACAGTTCTCGCCGTCGGAGGTGATCGACGACGTCATCGCCCAGGCGCAGCGCTGGGAGCCGCATCTCAACGCGCTGTATGCGTTCGATCCGGACGGCGCCCGCGCCGCGGCGAAGCAATCGACCGAGCGCTGGCACAAGGGCGAACCGCAGGGCGTGCTCGACGGCGTGCCGGTGACGATCAAGGAGAACGTCGCGACCAAGGGCGTGCCGATTCCGCTCGGCGTGCCGGTCACCGCGCCGACGCCGGCGTCGGTCGATGCGCCACCGGCGGCGCGGCTGCGCGAGGCCGGTGCGATCCTCTGGACCAAGACGACGATGCCGGATTTCGGCATGCTGTCGTCCGGCCTGTCGAGCTTCCACGGCGTCACCCGCAATCCGTGGGACACCACGCAAAACACCGGCGGCTCGTCCTCCGGCGCGGGCGCAGCGGGGGCTGCGGGCTACGGGCCGCTGCATCTCGGCACCGACATCGGCGGCTCGGTGCGGCTGCCGGCGAACTGGTGCGGCCTGTTCGCGCTGAAGCCGTCGCTCGGCCGCGTGCCGATCGATCCGCCTTATGTCGGCCGCTGCGCCGGGCCGATGACACGCACCGTCGACGATTCCGCGCTGATGATGAGCGTGCTGTCGCTGCCCGATGCGCGCGACGGCATGAACCTGCCGCCGAACGATTTCGCCTGGCACGATCTGGCGACCGATCTGCGCGGCAAGACCATCGGCCTCGTCACCGATCTCGGCTTCGGCATGAAGCTCGACGACGAGGTGCGCCGCGTCGTCACCGATGCCGCGCGAACCTTCGAGGCGCAGGGCGCGATCGTGCGCGAGGTGTCGCTCGGCTTCACCCGCGAGATGATGGACGGGCTCGACAATTTCTGGCGGGCGCGGATGTGGGACGACGTCTCCAAGCTCAGCGAGGCGCAGCGCGCGCAGGTGCTGCCCTACATCGTGCGCTGGGCCGAGCGCGGCGCGACGCTCAGCGGCGTCGAGGTGATGCGCGGCTTCAACCAGACCATGGCGGTGCGGGCGATGGCGGCGAAACTGTTCGCCGAGATCGACTATTTGATCTCGCCGGTGGCGCCGGTGGTGAGCTTCCCTGCCGAGCTGCCCTCGCCGCTCGACGATCCGGAGATTCCGTTCGACCACATCCTCTATACCGTGCCGTGGAATATGTCGGAGAATCCGGCGGCGTCGATCAATGGCGGCTACAGTTCGAACGGCTTTCCGATCGGCGTGCAGATCGTCGGCCGACGCTTCGACGATCTCGGCGTGCTGCGGATGGCGAAGGCGTTCGAGGGCCTGCGCGAGGCGCAGAAGCCGTGGCCGACCGTGCCGCGCTAG
- a CDS encoding M20 aminoacylase family protein, whose protein sequence is MPTIDRIDAFADELTAIRRDLHMHPEIGFEEVRTSNIVAEKLDQWGIEVHRGLGGTGVVGVLKGKGSAGRRIGLRADMDALPMEEHTNLAWRSTIPGRFHGCGHDAHTTMLLGTARYLAETRNFDGTVHFIFQPAEEGLGGARAMLKDGLFQKFPCDELYGLHNAPDLAHGEIAILPGPAMAGADFFDITISGYGAHGAMPERSKDPVVIAMTLGQALQTIVSRNVDPLQSAVLSITQIHSGSAYNVIPGEARLAGTVRAFSDDVRKLVRERMRALAAGIAAAFDVEIKVEIRDIFSVLVNQQAQSEVVAEVARSVVGEANVITRSQPKMGSEDFADMLQAIPGAYFWVGHDGDVPVHNPGYVLDDKILPIGASMFARIIETRLPVAANV, encoded by the coding sequence ATGCCGACCATCGACCGTATCGATGCCTTCGCCGACGAACTGACCGCGATCCGCCGCGATCTCCACATGCATCCGGAAATCGGCTTCGAGGAGGTCCGCACCTCCAACATCGTCGCCGAAAAGCTCGACCAATGGGGCATCGAGGTGCATCGCGGGCTCGGCGGCACCGGCGTGGTCGGCGTGCTGAAGGGCAAAGGCTCGGCAGGCCGCCGCATCGGCCTGCGCGCCGACATGGATGCGCTGCCGATGGAGGAGCACACCAATCTGGCGTGGCGCTCGACCATTCCCGGCCGCTTCCACGGCTGCGGCCATGACGCCCACACCACCATGCTGCTCGGCACCGCGCGGTATCTCGCCGAGACCCGCAATTTCGACGGCACCGTGCATTTCATCTTCCAGCCGGCCGAGGAAGGCCTCGGCGGCGCGCGCGCGATGCTGAAGGACGGGCTGTTCCAGAAATTCCCCTGCGACGAACTCTACGGCCTGCACAACGCCCCCGACCTGGCCCATGGCGAGATCGCGATCCTGCCCGGGCCGGCAATGGCCGGAGCCGACTTCTTCGACATCACCATCTCGGGCTACGGCGCCCACGGCGCGATGCCGGAGCGCTCCAAGGACCCCGTGGTGATCGCGATGACGCTGGGGCAAGCGCTGCAGACCATCGTCAGCCGCAACGTCGATCCGTTGCAATCGGCGGTGCTGTCGATCACCCAGATCCATTCCGGCTCGGCCTATAACGTCATCCCCGGCGAAGCGCGGCTCGCCGGCACCGTCCGCGCCTTCTCCGACGACGTGCGCAAGCTGGTGCGCGAGCGGATGCGGGCGCTGGCCGCCGGCATCGCGGCGGCGTTCGACGTCGAAATCAAGGTCGAGATCCGCGACATCTTCAGCGTGCTGGTGAATCAGCAGGCGCAGAGCGAGGTGGTCGCCGAAGTCGCGCGCAGCGTGGTCGGCGAGGCCAATGTCATCACCCGCTCGCAGCCGAAGATGGGCAGCGAGGATTTCGCCGACATGCTGCAGGCGATCCCCGGCGCTTACTTCTGGGTCGGCCATGACGGCGACGTGCCGGTGCACAATCCCGGCTACGTGCTCGACGACAAGATCCTGCCGATCGGCGCATCGATGTTCGCGCGGATCATCGAAACCCGTCTGCCGGTGGCCGCCAATGTCTGA
- a CDS encoding Fic family protein, whose amino-acid sequence MPWNWEDPNWPVFSYEARGLEKFESDFLLRSGEFIGAFKHVSQDEQTNLRIDLISEEALKTSEIEGEILSRDSVQSSLRYQFGLAKDRPDVPAAERGIAEMMADLYRRFAEPLTHETLFGWHQMLMAGTNSIRVVGAYRTHTDPMQVVSGPIAHRRVHFEAPPSERVTEEMTAFIDWFNETAPDGPQALPALTRAGLAHLYFVSIHPFEDGNGRIGRALAEKSLAQNLNQPTLIALAYTIQRKRKAYYDALEHNNKSTEATDWLVYFGKTVLEAQDNTNKRVDFSLAKTRFYERLRGQLNDRQEKAIARMFEEGIEGFKGGMSAENYITITKATRSTATRDLQDLVAKEALTRTGELRYSRYHLKLD is encoded by the coding sequence ATGCCCTGGAATTGGGAGGACCCGAACTGGCCCGTATTTTCTTACGAAGCCAGAGGGTTAGAGAAGTTTGAAAGCGATTTTCTCTTGCGCTCCGGAGAGTTTATCGGAGCCTTCAAACATGTCAGCCAGGATGAACAGACCAACCTCCGCATCGACTTGATCAGCGAGGAAGCCCTCAAGACCTCCGAGATCGAAGGGGAGATCCTGAGCCGCGATAGCGTGCAGTCCTCGCTTCGCTATCAGTTCGGCCTCGCGAAGGATCGACCTGACGTGCCAGCGGCCGAACGCGGCATCGCTGAGATGATGGCCGATCTGTATCGCAGATTCGCCGAGCCTCTCACCCATGAGACGCTGTTCGGGTGGCACCAGATGCTCATGGCGGGAACGAACTCGATTCGGGTGGTTGGCGCCTACAGGACTCACACCGATCCCATGCAGGTCGTGTCGGGACCGATCGCGCATCGTAGAGTCCACTTCGAAGCACCGCCGTCTGAGCGCGTGACGGAGGAGATGACGGCTTTCATCGATTGGTTCAACGAAACCGCTCCCGATGGCCCCCAAGCGCTGCCCGCGCTCACACGCGCCGGGCTTGCTCACCTCTACTTTGTCAGCATTCACCCGTTTGAAGATGGCAACGGACGGATCGGGCGTGCCTTGGCTGAAAAATCACTGGCCCAAAACCTCAACCAGCCGACGCTCATCGCCCTCGCCTACACCATCCAACGCAAGCGGAAAGCCTACTACGACGCGTTGGAGCACAATAACAAGTCGACCGAGGCCACCGACTGGCTGGTCTATTTCGGGAAGACGGTCCTTGAAGCTCAGGACAACACCAACAAGCGGGTCGATTTCTCCCTGGCCAAGACTCGATTCTACGAGCGCCTGCGCGGCCAATTGAACGACAGACAAGAGAAGGCCATCGCGCGCATGTTCGAGGAAGGGATCGAAGGCTTCAAAGGCGGCATGAGCGCCGAGAACTATATCACCATCACCAAGGCGACCCGCTCCACCGCCACGCGTGATCTGCAAGACCTCGTTGCAAAGGAAGCCCTCACCCGGACGGGTGAACTGCGCTATAGCCGTTATCACCTGAAGCTGGACTGA
- a CDS encoding GNAT family N-acetyltransferase, with protein sequence MSDLIRRATDDDVAAITDLTMRAYAKWEALIGYAPLPMLADYAVAITQHRFDLLESDGVLAALIETELRDDDLLIVNVAVSPDAQKRGHGRRLLALAEQLARAAGRDTLRLYTNERFDENVRLYASLGYARERLETRANGARVVHMVKGIG encoded by the coding sequence ATGTCCGACCTGATCCGGCGCGCCACCGACGATGACGTGGCGGCGATCACCGATCTCACCATGCGCGCCTATGCCAAATGGGAGGCACTGATCGGCTACGCGCCGCTGCCGATGCTCGCCGACTATGCGGTGGCAATCACGCAGCATCGCTTCGATCTGCTGGAGTCCGACGGTGTGCTGGCGGCGCTGATCGAGACCGAGCTGCGCGACGACGACCTCTTGATCGTCAACGTCGCGGTCTCCCCCGACGCCCAGAAGCGCGGCCACGGCCGCCGCCTGCTGGCGCTCGCCGAACAACTCGCCCGCGCCGCCGGCCGCGACACGCTGCGGCTCTACACCAACGAGCGCTTCGACGAGAACGTCCGGCTCTACGCGTCGCTCGGCTACGCACGGGAGCGGCTGGAGACCCGCGCCAACGGGGCAAGGGTGGTGCATATGGTGAAGGGGATCGGATAG
- a CDS encoding glycosyltransferase family 92 protein, protein MPDFKTWLRAPFVWRARALDRAVAGRDVPTLAVVAIFREEAPFLDEWLRFHEGVGVGHFYLYNNFSTDDFREVLAPWIARGLVTLTDWPVEVGQLPAYRHCIRRHRLDAKWMAFIDIDEFLFSPAADKVTDVLGRFAGAPAVGVFSPYFGSAGHEQRPPVPITRAFTRRSPLSKISAKTIANPRWIRAIRNVHLYKYWHGETIDTQGRPFDGDRPVLDLLRLNHYWSRSLSDLQTKIQRGDASTPVPRDSDWHFAAEKDMNAEEDTSILPVLEKVFGTAERSAATPAAR, encoded by the coding sequence ATGCCGGATTTCAAGACGTGGTTGCGGGCGCCGTTCGTATGGCGCGCCCGGGCGCTCGATCGTGCCGTCGCCGGGCGCGACGTGCCGACGCTGGCGGTGGTCGCGATCTTTCGCGAGGAAGCGCCGTTCCTCGACGAGTGGTTGCGGTTTCACGAGGGCGTCGGTGTCGGCCACTTCTATCTCTACAACAATTTCAGCACCGACGATTTCCGCGAGGTGCTGGCGCCGTGGATCGCGCGCGGGCTGGTGACGCTGACGGACTGGCCGGTCGAGGTCGGGCAATTGCCGGCGTATCGCCATTGCATCAGGCGGCACCGGCTGGATGCGAAGTGGATGGCGTTCATCGACATCGACGAGTTTCTGTTCTCGCCCGCCGCCGACAAGGTCACCGACGTGCTCGGCCGGTTCGCGGGCGCGCCGGCGGTCGGCGTGTTCTCGCCCTATTTCGGCTCGGCCGGGCACGAGCAGCGCCCGCCGGTGCCGATCACCCGCGCCTTCACCCGGCGATCGCCGCTGTCGAAAATCTCCGCCAAGACCATCGCCAATCCGCGCTGGATCCGCGCCATCCGCAACGTGCATCTCTACAAATACTGGCACGGCGAAACCATCGATACGCAGGGCCGCCCGTTCGACGGCGACCGCCCGGTGCTCGACCTGTTGCGCCTCAACCATTACTGGTCGCGCTCGCTGTCCGACCTGCAAACCAAGATCCAGCGCGGCGACGCCTCGACGCCGGTGCCGCGCGACAGCGACTGGCATTTCGCCGCGGAGAAAGACATGAATGCGGAGGAAGACACCTCGATCCTGCCGGTGCTGGAGAAGGTGTTCGGGACGGCGGAGCGCTCGGCGGCGACTCCGGCCGCACGATGA
- a CDS encoding twin-arginine translocation pathway signal, which produces MSRLRLGAAAALVVAAGGLSGCAAIGDSAMSQAFVDPAKYSLFNCEQLGTERKELDKRLDVLTGLMRKAETGVGGAVVSEVAYRNDYINLKAQSRLAEQTWRDNKCVEAPAAAPAPAGFGPAPRAPAHPGRGAR; this is translated from the coding sequence GTGTCCCGTCTGCGCCTCGGCGCCGCTGCTGCGCTCGTCGTCGCGGCCGGCGGGCTGTCGGGCTGTGCCGCGATCGGCGACAGCGCGATGTCGCAGGCCTTCGTCGATCCGGCCAAATACAGTCTGTTCAATTGCGAGCAGCTCGGCACCGAGCGCAAGGAGCTCGACAAGCGACTGGACGTACTCACCGGGTTGATGCGCAAGGCCGAGACCGGCGTCGGCGGGGCGGTGGTGTCCGAGGTCGCCTATCGCAACGACTACATCAATTTAAAGGCGCAGTCGCGGCTGGCCGAGCAGACCTGGCGCGACAACAAATGCGTCGAGGCGCCGGCTGCGGCGCCCGCGCCGGCCGGCTTCGGACCCGCCCCACGCGCTCCGGCGCATCCGGGCCGCGGCGCGCGCTGA
- a CDS encoding FAD-dependent monooxygenase: MPASRTIVIAGAGIGGLTASLALAARGFRVVVLEKTERLEEAGAGLQLSPNASRVLIDLGLGARLAQRAVVPDAVTVMNARSGRATVRLPLGDSAAARAGAPYWVIHRADLQSALEAEVKAHRSIDLQLGSAFENLSSDSGGVTVGYRRRSERRQQQALALIGADGIWSTVRGQMFPSTQPRFSGLIAWRGTVDARALPQAAPLGVQLWMGPQAHLVVYPISGGRRINLVAIVSDDWHREGWSAPGEAREIRSRFEAAGWATPARKLIGAVDIWKRWALFAMPDGGAWSAGTTALLGDASHGMLPFAAQGAGMAIEDAAVLAQCLGDSHRADAGGSVPAALQRYAQARRARVAKVQRLARQNGKIYHLTGPMALARDLAMQALGSQRLLARQSWVYDWRP, encoded by the coding sequence GTGCCGGCTTCGCGCACCATCGTCATCGCGGGCGCGGGCATCGGCGGACTAACAGCTTCGCTCGCGCTCGCGGCGCGCGGCTTCCGCGTCGTCGTTCTGGAAAAGACCGAACGGCTCGAGGAAGCCGGCGCCGGATTGCAACTCTCCCCCAATGCCAGCCGCGTGCTGATCGATCTCGGCCTCGGCGCCAGGCTGGCGCAGCGCGCCGTGGTGCCCGACGCCGTGACGGTGATGAACGCGCGCAGCGGCCGTGCCACGGTGCGGCTGCCGCTCGGCGACTCCGCGGCGGCGCGCGCCGGGGCACCGTATTGGGTGATCCACCGCGCCGATCTGCAATCCGCGCTCGAGGCCGAGGTGAAGGCGCACCGCTCGATCGATCTGCAACTCGGCTCCGCATTCGAAAATCTCAGCAGCGACAGCGGCGGCGTCACGGTCGGCTATCGCCGCCGCAGCGAGCGCCGGCAGCAACAGGCACTGGCGCTGATCGGCGCCGACGGCATCTGGTCGACGGTGCGCGGGCAGATGTTTCCGTCGACGCAGCCGCGCTTCAGCGGGCTGATCGCGTGGCGCGGCACGGTCGACGCCCGGGCGCTGCCGCAAGCCGCGCCCCTGGGCGTGCAGCTGTGGATGGGACCGCAGGCGCATCTGGTGGTGTATCCGATCTCCGGCGGGCGGCGGATCAACCTGGTCGCGATCGTCTCCGACGACTGGCATCGCGAGGGCTGGAGCGCCCCTGGCGAGGCGCGCGAGATCAGGAGCCGGTTCGAGGCGGCCGGCTGGGCGACCCCGGCGCGCAAGCTGATCGGCGCGGTCGATATCTGGAAGCGCTGGGCGCTGTTCGCGATGCCCGACGGCGGCGCATGGAGCGCGGGCACGACGGCGCTGCTCGGCGATGCGTCGCACGGCATGCTGCCGTTCGCGGCCCAGGGCGCCGGCATGGCGATCGAGGACGCCGCGGTGCTGGCGCAATGCCTCGGCGACAGCCACCGCGCAGACGCCGGCGGTAGCGTGCCGGCGGCGCTGCAGCGCTATGCGCAGGCGCGCCGCGCGCGGGTGGCGAAGGTGCAGCGGCTGGCGCGGCAGAACGGCAAGATCTACCACCTCACCGGGCCGATGGCGCTGGCGCGCGATCTGGCGATGCAGGCGCTCGGCAGCCAGCGGCTGCTGGCGCGGCAAAGCTGGGTCTACGACTGGCGGCCGTGA
- a CDS encoding zinc-finger domain-containing protein, translated as MSDHVVPHFQNEAGVPMIEIGSKEFMCVGANPPFDHPHVFLDLGNDNEIICPYCSTLYRYAPDLGPGEARPPECVLKDKVA; from the coding sequence ATGTCCGACCACGTGGTTCCACATTTCCAGAACGAAGCCGGCGTTCCCATGATCGAGATCGGCTCGAAGGAATTCATGTGCGTGGGCGCCAATCCGCCGTTCGATCATCCGCACGTGTTTCTCGATCTCGGCAACGACAACGAGATCATCTGCCCGTATTGCTCGACGCTGTATCGCTACGCGCCGGACCTCGGTCCCGGCGAAGCGCGGCCGCCGGAATGCGTGCTGAAGGACAAGGTCGCCTGA